The following are encoded together in the Glycine max cultivar Williams 82 chromosome 8, Glycine_max_v4.0, whole genome shotgun sequence genome:
- the LOC106799688 gene encoding uncharacterized protein has protein sequence MPTAPPCPMPMQQSQAPMPAPHLAANSKHHMPHTPSSVFNQLGQARAVVSLDNLLSVVVHYGRAAAPHDKLLENRDMALFEMGVESYGSAMVARKRQPAAFALWTAAKPNEFRRDRPWDPGITFGSHGLKPQHLEDKVFLMGQGMLGIRNQALNVPLRTCTNNPNAGANHPSTWWITSNRVCLKC, from the coding sequence ATGCCGACTGCACCTCCATGCCCCATGCCGATGCAACAAAGCCAAGCACCCATGCCTGCTCCTCACCTTGCCGCCAACAGCAAGCACCACATGCCCCACACGCCGTCCTCCGTCTTCAACCAACTCGGCCAGGCACGTGCCGTTGTTTCCCTCGACAATCTCTTAAGTGTTGTTGTTCATTATGGTCGTGCAGCGGCTCCACATGACAAGCTTTTGGAAAATAGAGACATGGCACTGTTTGAGATGGGAGTTGAGTCCTATGGGTCTGCCATGGTCGCACGCAAGCGCCAACCAGCTGCTTTTGCACTATGGACGGCTGCTAAACCAAATGAGTTTCGCCGGGACAGACCTTGGGATCCTGGTATTACTTTTGGAAGTCATGGTTTGAAGCCccaacaccttgaggacaaggtgtttttgatgGGTCAGGGAATGTTAGGAATTAGGAACCAAGCTCTAAACGTGCCACTAAGAACATGCACCAACAACCCAAACGCAGGAGCAAACCACCCAAGCACTTGGTGGATTACATCTAACCGAGTCTGCTTGAAGTGCTGA
- the LOC100784118 gene encoding fatty acid amide hydrolase isoform X2: MGLFKSKGVVYRPVKDVNLGSDSTEFYLQANVKGILVKIFTWFLESPILGSLLFYILKGNNLIHKLITNAELEESPLFVPSHHFEDHKEQEVKCLDSALTPQEQVQLAIECLPTSSEKAHNETNPSFSRWTIMDYSRAYSSGDITPLMVAERFIAAINESSKPPLRMGFFINYNAEDILRQANESTLRYQKGTPISVLDGVPVAIKDEMDCLPYPTTGGTKWLHKERLCTDDACCVKRLRLCGAILVGKTNMHELGVGTSGINPHYGAARNPYDINKISGGSSSGSAAVVSAGLCPVALGVDGGGSVRMPASLCGVVGLKPTFGRVPHSGVLPLNWTVGMVGILAGTVEDALITYAAIGGEISSHQSSNMLTKINLPLLPLTKSICDIKLAKYGKWFDDCSDDVRLCCSHAMRKLQDHYGWKTIDVTIPDIEAMRLAHYLTIGSECSTWFDSFGEKHFAEFGWDARVALNIYGAFSGKEYIKAQKLRNRQLQFHMKIFAEADVIVSPTTGVTAYSIQDDALKTGELDYVNGAALVRYSISGNFLGLPAVTVPVGYDKLGLPIGLQFIGRPWAEATLIHLAFAMQAICLSEYRKPKIFYDLIKKS; the protein is encoded by the exons ATGGGTTTGTTCAAAAGCAAGGGCGTGGTTTATAGGCCAGTGAAGGATGTTAACTTAGGCTCTGATAGCACTGAATTCTATCTCCAAGCCAATGTCAAAG GAATCCTGGTCAAGATTTTCACTTGGTTCTTGGAGTCTCCAATATTGGGATCCTTgctattttatatattgaagGGAAACAATCTTATTCATAAG cTTATTACAAATGCAGAGTTAGAAGAGTCACCCCTCTTTGTTCCCTCACATCATTTTGAAG ACCACAAAGAGCAAGAAGTCAAATGCTTAGATTCTGCTTTAACTCCACAAGAACAAGTTCAACTTGCAATAGAGTGCTTACCTACATCTTCAGAAAAAGCACATAATGAAACAAACCCTTCGTTCTCTCGTTGGACCATAATGGATTATTCCAGAGCCTACAGTTCGGGAGATATAACACCACTCATG GTTGCAGAACGATTTATAGCTGCTATTAATGAATCTTCAAAACCTCCACTCCGAATGGGATTCTTTATTAACTACAATGCTGAAGATATACTAAGACAAGCAAATGAATCAACTCTTAGGTATCAGAAAG GGACACCAATCTCTGTGCTAGATGGAGTTCCAGTTGCTATCAAGGAtgaaatggattgtttgccatATCCAACTACAG GAGGTACAAAGTGGTTGCACAAAGAAAGGCTTTGTACAGATGATGCTTGCTGTGTTAAGCGTCTGAGATTATGTGGTGCCATACTTGTTGGGAAGACTAATATGCATGAACTTGGGGTTGGAACTAGTGGCATCAATCCACATTATGG GGCTGCTAGAAACCCATATGATATCAATAAGATTTCAGGAGGTTCTTCTAGTGGATCTGCTGCTGTGGTGTCTGCAGGGTTGTGCCCCGTTGCCCTTGGTGTTGACGGGGgag GTTCTGTGAGGATGCCTGCATCTCTTTGTGGTGTAGTTGGTCTAAAACCAACTTTTGGCCGTGTACCTCATTCTGG AGTCCTTCCTCTAAACTGGACAGTTGGGATGGTTGGAATACTAGCAGGCACTGTTGAGGATGCATTGATCAC TTATGCAGCTATTGGTGGAGAAATTTCATCCCATCAGTCCTCTAATATGCTT ACCAAGATAAATCTTCCACTATTACCATTGACAAAGTCCATATGTGACATCAAGTTGGCAAAATATGGGAAG TGGTTTGATGATTGCAGTGATGATGTCAGATTATGCTGCTCCCATGCCATGAGAAAGCTTCAGGATCATTATGGTTGGAAG ACAATTGATGTCACTATCCCAGACATAGAAGCAATGCGCCTAGCACATTACTTAACAATTGGATCAGAGTGTTCCACTTGGTTTGATTCTTTTGGAGAAAA ACATTTTGCAGAATTTGGATGGGACGCAAGGGTAGCACTTAATATCTACGGTGCTTTCAGTGGCAAGGAGTACATTAAAGCTCAGAAACTGAG GAATCGCCAGTTGCAGTTTCACATGAAAATATTTGCTGAGGCAGATGTCATTGTGTCACCAACAACAGG TGTGACTGCATACTCGATTCAAGATGATGCACTGAAGACTGGTGAACTTGACTACGTAAATGGAG CTGCACTTGTTCGGTATTCCATATCAGGAAACTTCCTAGGACTTCCTGCTGTAACTGTACCG GTTGGATACGACAAATTGGGTTTGCCCATTGGGCTTCAGTTCATAGGAAGGCCTTGGGCCGAAGCAACACTGATCCACTTGGCATTTGCAATGCAG GCCATATGCTTGTCAGAATACAGAAAGCCAAAGATATTTTATgatctgataaaaaaaagttaa
- the LOC100784118 gene encoding fatty acid amide hydrolase isoform X1, with protein MGLFKSKGVVYRPVKDVNLGSDSTEFYLQANVKAPRMTGILVKIFTWFLESPILGSLLFYILKGNNLIHKLITNAELEESPLFVPSHHFEDHKEQEVKCLDSALTPQEQVQLAIECLPTSSEKAHNETNPSFSRWTIMDYSRAYSSGDITPLMVAERFIAAINESSKPPLRMGFFINYNAEDILRQANESTLRYQKGTPISVLDGVPVAIKDEMDCLPYPTTGGTKWLHKERLCTDDACCVKRLRLCGAILVGKTNMHELGVGTSGINPHYGAARNPYDINKISGGSSSGSAAVVSAGLCPVALGVDGGGSVRMPASLCGVVGLKPTFGRVPHSGVLPLNWTVGMVGILAGTVEDALITYAAIGGEISSHQSSNMLTKINLPLLPLTKSICDIKLAKYGKWFDDCSDDVRLCCSHAMRKLQDHYGWKTIDVTIPDIEAMRLAHYLTIGSECSTWFDSFGEKHFAEFGWDARVALNIYGAFSGKEYIKAQKLRNRQLQFHMKIFAEADVIVSPTTGVTAYSIQDDALKTGELDYVNGAALVRYSISGNFLGLPAVTVPVGYDKLGLPIGLQFIGRPWAEATLIHLAFAMQAICLSEYRKPKIFYDLIKKS; from the exons ATGGGTTTGTTCAAAAGCAAGGGCGTGGTTTATAGGCCAGTGAAGGATGTTAACTTAGGCTCTGATAGCACTGAATTCTATCTCCAAGCCAATGTCAAAG CTCCCCGCATGACAGGAATCCTGGTCAAGATTTTCACTTGGTTCTTGGAGTCTCCAATATTGGGATCCTTgctattttatatattgaagGGAAACAATCTTATTCATAAG cTTATTACAAATGCAGAGTTAGAAGAGTCACCCCTCTTTGTTCCCTCACATCATTTTGAAG ACCACAAAGAGCAAGAAGTCAAATGCTTAGATTCTGCTTTAACTCCACAAGAACAAGTTCAACTTGCAATAGAGTGCTTACCTACATCTTCAGAAAAAGCACATAATGAAACAAACCCTTCGTTCTCTCGTTGGACCATAATGGATTATTCCAGAGCCTACAGTTCGGGAGATATAACACCACTCATG GTTGCAGAACGATTTATAGCTGCTATTAATGAATCTTCAAAACCTCCACTCCGAATGGGATTCTTTATTAACTACAATGCTGAAGATATACTAAGACAAGCAAATGAATCAACTCTTAGGTATCAGAAAG GGACACCAATCTCTGTGCTAGATGGAGTTCCAGTTGCTATCAAGGAtgaaatggattgtttgccatATCCAACTACAG GAGGTACAAAGTGGTTGCACAAAGAAAGGCTTTGTACAGATGATGCTTGCTGTGTTAAGCGTCTGAGATTATGTGGTGCCATACTTGTTGGGAAGACTAATATGCATGAACTTGGGGTTGGAACTAGTGGCATCAATCCACATTATGG GGCTGCTAGAAACCCATATGATATCAATAAGATTTCAGGAGGTTCTTCTAGTGGATCTGCTGCTGTGGTGTCTGCAGGGTTGTGCCCCGTTGCCCTTGGTGTTGACGGGGgag GTTCTGTGAGGATGCCTGCATCTCTTTGTGGTGTAGTTGGTCTAAAACCAACTTTTGGCCGTGTACCTCATTCTGG AGTCCTTCCTCTAAACTGGACAGTTGGGATGGTTGGAATACTAGCAGGCACTGTTGAGGATGCATTGATCAC TTATGCAGCTATTGGTGGAGAAATTTCATCCCATCAGTCCTCTAATATGCTT ACCAAGATAAATCTTCCACTATTACCATTGACAAAGTCCATATGTGACATCAAGTTGGCAAAATATGGGAAG TGGTTTGATGATTGCAGTGATGATGTCAGATTATGCTGCTCCCATGCCATGAGAAAGCTTCAGGATCATTATGGTTGGAAG ACAATTGATGTCACTATCCCAGACATAGAAGCAATGCGCCTAGCACATTACTTAACAATTGGATCAGAGTGTTCCACTTGGTTTGATTCTTTTGGAGAAAA ACATTTTGCAGAATTTGGATGGGACGCAAGGGTAGCACTTAATATCTACGGTGCTTTCAGTGGCAAGGAGTACATTAAAGCTCAGAAACTGAG GAATCGCCAGTTGCAGTTTCACATGAAAATATTTGCTGAGGCAGATGTCATTGTGTCACCAACAACAGG TGTGACTGCATACTCGATTCAAGATGATGCACTGAAGACTGGTGAACTTGACTACGTAAATGGAG CTGCACTTGTTCGGTATTCCATATCAGGAAACTTCCTAGGACTTCCTGCTGTAACTGTACCG GTTGGATACGACAAATTGGGTTTGCCCATTGGGCTTCAGTTCATAGGAAGGCCTTGGGCCGAAGCAACACTGATCCACTTGGCATTTGCAATGCAG GCCATATGCTTGTCAGAATACAGAAAGCCAAAGATATTTTATgatctgataaaaaaaagttaa
- the LOC100784648 gene encoding filament-like plant protein 3 — protein MDRRSWLWRRKSSEKSPGETESSGSISSLSERFSDEQVYPTQAAFSPEVTSKAAPNEEVSNPKKSKEDTGLKILTDKLAAALLTISAKEDLVKQHSKVAEEAVSGWEKAENEVSSLKQQLDAARQKNSILEDRVGHLDGALKECMRQLRQARELQEQKMVEAVVNSSRDWESKKSELERKVAEFEAQLQTAKADAAASIHFDLHQRLEAVQNENSSLKHELQSRLEELEFRIVERDLSSQAAETASKQHLESVKKVAKLEAECRRLKAMTRKTFSVNDHRSVTASSVYVESFTDSMSDSGDRLLAVESDMRKLGGWEMNECELRRFDSCSSSFVMELDQFKNEKANGKNHVVSSTEINLMDDFLEMERLATLPDSESGSNFVRKEVASDQSNVGQATIKAEIEAMIEKNAELEKKLGKMEAEMEGMIQKNVELEKKLKKMEAGKVEVDMVLTKYQMQLETSESQIREAELKVAEFQTQLALAKKSNQEACEELKATKAKKEIVESTLKHTETEVEELISKIRSLEEEIHKERALSTENSIKCGNLEVELSKMKHKVQVQQDTEIKHTEGVNLDLKLKQEKDLALAASRFAECQKTIASLGQQLKSLATLEDFLLDSDNPMESTCEVTKGHQNGGEHLKPHHSDLSLPKKDSESPVSLNSSITNEKSRNGFGKFIPRSKRGTH, from the exons CACCTCTAAGGCTGCACCGAATGAAGAAGTTAGTAAccccaaaaaaagtaaagaagatACGGGTTTGAAGATTCTTACAGACAAATTAGCTGCTGCTCTGCTGACTATTAGTGCAAAAGAAGACTTAGTAAAGCAGCATTCTAAAGTTGCAGAAGAAGCCGTCTCAG gCTGGGAGAAGGCTGAAAATGAAGTGTCATCTTTAAAACAACAGCTTGATGCTGCAAGGCAGAAGAACTCAATTCTCGAAGATCGAGTTGGTCATCTTGATGGGGCACTCAAAGAGTGTATGAGGCAGCTTCGACAAGCTAGAGAACTGCAAGAGCAAAAGATGGTTGAGGCTGTTGTGAATAGTTCTCGTGACTGGGAATCCAAAAAATCTGAACTTGAGAGGAAAGTTGCCGAGTTTGAGGCTCAACTTCAAACAGCTAAAGCAGATGCTGCTGCGTCAATTCATTTTGATCTTCACCAGAGACTAGAGGCTGTGCAGAATGAGAATTCAAGTCTTAAACATGAGCTGCAATCTCGACTAGAGGAACTAGAATTTAGGATAGTCGAGAGGGATTTGAGTTCTCAAGCAGCTGAGACAGCTAGCAAACAACATTTGGAGAGTGTCAAGAAGGTTGCTAAGCTTGAAGCTGAGTGCCGTAGACTGAAAGCCATGACTCGCAAAACATTTTCTGTCAATGATCACAGGTCTGTAACTGCATCTTCAGTTTATGTTGAGTCCTTCACAGATAGCATGTCAGATAGTGGAGATAGGCTACTTGCAGTTGAAAGTGATATGCGTAAATTAGGTGGCTGGGAGATGAATGAATGTGAGCTACGCCGTTTCGATTCGTGCTCATCTTCTTTCGTTATGGAACTTGATCAATTTAAGAACGAAAAGGCTAATGGAAAAAATCATGTGGTCTCTTCAACTGAGATCAATCTCATGGATGATTTCCTTGAGATGGAAAGGCTTGCTACATTGCCAGATAGTGAAAGTGGAAGCAATTTTGTTAGGAAAGAAGTGGCATCAGATCAATCTAATGTTGGTCAGGCTACAATAAAAGCTGAAATAGAAGCTATGATTGAAAAGAATGCtgaattggagaagaagctgggGAAAATGGAAGCTGAAATGGAAGGTATGATTCAAAAGAATGTTGAACTAGAGAAGAAGCTGAAGAAAATGGAAGCAGGTAAGGTTGAGGTAGACATGGTTTTAACCAAATACCAAATGCAGCTCGAGACATCAGAGAGTCAGATAAGGGAAGCAGAGTTGAAGGTAGCAGAGTTTCAAACTCAGTTAGCTCttgcaaaaaaatcaaatcaagaaGCATGTGAAGAACTGAAAGCaacaaaagcaaagaaggagatagttGAGTCTACACTCAAACATACTGAAACTGAGGTTGAAGAACTGATTTCAAAAATTCGTTCTTTGGAGGAAGAGATTCATAAGGAGCGAGCTTTGTCCACTGAGAATTCAATCAAATGCGGAAATTTGGAGGTTGAGCTTTCAAAAATGAAGCACAAAGTTCAAGTTCAGCAAGACACTGAGATAAAACATACGGAAGGTGTTAATCTCGATTTGAAGTTAAAACAG GAAAAGGATCTAGCACTGGCTGCTAGTAGATTTGCTGAGTGCCAGAAGACCATTGCATCTCTTGGACAACAGTTAAAGTCCCTTGCAACTTTGGAAGACTTTCTACTTGATTCAGACAACCCTATGGAGTCAACTTGTGAAGTCACAAAAGGTCACCAAAATGGTGGTGAACATTTGAAACCACATCATAGTGATTTGAGCTTGCCCAAAAAAGATTCTGAGTCACCCGTTTCGTTAAACTCATCAATTACCAATGAGAAAAGCCGTAATGGCTTTGGTAAGTTCATCCCTAGAAGCAAAAGAGGAACTCACTGA